Proteins encoded within one genomic window of Cellulomonas flavigena DSM 20109:
- a CDS encoding MBL fold metallo-hydrolase: MHLLTVVAPVFAARCSAVVADDGACVVVDPGAGAGDQVLALVTAHGLRPQAVLVTHGHADHTWDAPALARELDVPVLLHARDAYRLADPFGTLGVLDPRHDPRGPLAQALVAAGVDLGSWRAPDRVEPFGTPGGARDDDLDLDLGGVRVVARHAPGHTEGSTLYLVEAGDADPLVLSGDVLFAGSIGRTDLPGGDPVAMDATLREVVATLPRGSRVLPGHGPATDVATELATNPYLPR, translated from the coding sequence ATGCACCTCCTCACGGTCGTCGCCCCGGTCTTCGCCGCCCGCTGCTCCGCCGTCGTGGCGGACGACGGTGCGTGCGTCGTGGTGGACCCCGGCGCGGGCGCCGGGGACCAGGTCCTCGCGCTCGTCACCGCCCACGGGCTGCGCCCGCAGGCGGTGCTCGTCACGCACGGGCACGCCGACCACACGTGGGACGCCCCCGCGCTCGCGCGCGAGCTCGACGTGCCGGTGCTCCTGCACGCACGCGACGCCTACCGGCTCGCCGACCCGTTCGGCACGCTCGGGGTGCTCGACCCGCGGCACGACCCCCGCGGCCCGCTGGCGCAGGCGCTCGTCGCCGCGGGCGTCGACCTGGGCTCCTGGCGGGCACCGGACCGCGTCGAGCCGTTCGGCACCCCCGGCGGTGCGCGGGACGACGACCTCGACCTCGACCTCGGCGGGGTGCGCGTCGTCGCGCGCCACGCCCCGGGCCACACGGAGGGCTCCACGCTCTACCTCGTCGAGGCGGGCGACGCCGACCCCCTGGTGCTGTCCGGCGACGTGCTGTTCGCCGGGAGCATCGGTCGCACGGACCTGCCGGGCGGCGACCCCGTCGCGATGGACGCCACGCTGCGGGAGGTCGTCGCGACGCTGCCGCGCGGCTCGCGCGTGCTGCCCGGGCACGGCCCGGCGACCGACGTCGCGACGGAGCTCGCGACCAACCCGTACCTGCCGCGTTGA
- a CDS encoding peptidylprolyl isomerase encodes MSSKREREYERRRYEKHHARQLQAQRARQRRTRVIALGVVAVLALGVSVVAVVNLTRDADGPTASPTDGAPAATPAATFPPRTGNGGVVPEPSLAEDRTWTGTISTSAGDIEVELDGSAAPQAVANFVTLAREGYFTGTICHRLVTGGIHVLQCGDPTASGMGDPGYSWGPIENAPADDVYPAGTIAMARIGGDGESMGSQFFLVYEDSQIPSDAAGGYTVFGRMTSGLDVVQAIADAGTRDGSERPVTDVTIEGVEIQ; translated from the coding sequence GTGTCTTCGAAGCGCGAGCGCGAGTACGAGCGCCGTCGGTACGAGAAGCATCACGCGCGCCAGCTCCAGGCGCAGCGCGCACGCCAGCGGCGCACGCGGGTCATCGCGCTCGGCGTCGTGGCCGTGCTCGCGCTGGGCGTGAGCGTCGTCGCCGTCGTCAACCTCACGCGCGACGCCGACGGGCCGACCGCCTCCCCGACCGACGGCGCCCCGGCGGCGACGCCCGCGGCCACGTTCCCGCCCCGCACCGGCAACGGCGGTGTCGTTCCCGAGCCCTCGCTCGCCGAGGACCGCACGTGGACCGGGACGATCAGCACGTCCGCCGGTGACATCGAGGTCGAGCTCGACGGCTCCGCCGCTCCGCAGGCGGTGGCGAACTTCGTGACGCTCGCACGCGAGGGGTACTTCACCGGCACGATCTGCCACCGGCTCGTCACCGGCGGCATCCACGTGCTCCAGTGCGGCGACCCGACGGCCAGCGGCATGGGCGACCCCGGGTACTCGTGGGGCCCGATCGAGAACGCCCCGGCCGACGACGTCTACCCCGCGGGGACCATCGCGATGGCCCGCATCGGCGGCGACGGCGAGTCGATGGGCTCCCAGTTCTTCCTCGTCTACGAGGACTCGCAGATCCCGTCCGACGCGGCGGGTGGTTACACCGTGTTCGGCCGCATGACGTCCGGTCTGGACGTCGTGCAGGCCATCGCTGACGCGGGGACCCGGGACGGCAGCGAACGTCCGGTCACCGACGTCACCATCGAGGGAGTGGAGATCCAGTGA
- a CDS encoding DUF349 domain-containing protein, with protein MTEHPTTSSTDDAEQAPPLAGDAGDTVAEAVADAPDATPEALPTPETEAAPATDATAEAAPATDATAEAAPEADAATADATADDATTADATADGTPADETTDGTPAPARPDRPGPRPSPASVRPHPRPGRPAAAAPVVPVTPVPTPDEEAAAQHAATFGRVDEDGTVHVVEAAGERAVGQFPGASAPEALALYVRRFLDLQAKVALFEARLSATDLSVKEIDQTLTRLSEELAEPAAVGDLDGLRARLEGLRARAGERRAQAEAERAAAREAAVAARTAIVEQAERIASTDPSRIQWRPAGEQLRGLLDQWKDAQRSGPRIDRPTEESLWKRFSHARTTFDRERRHFFAELEARNSEAKAVKEQLVAEAERLASSTDWGGTSAAFRDLMTRWKAAGRANRQVDDALWARFRTAQDTFFAARDAANQAIDEEFRANLVVKEALLVEAEALLPITDLGAAKAALRSIQDRWDAAGKVPRADVQRVEARMRAVESAVREADSAQWRRTNPETRARAEGAAAQLEQAIAGLEADLAAAQAKGDKRRVAEAQAALDARRAWLEQVQRAAQDARG; from the coding sequence GTGACCGAGCACCCGACGACGTCGTCCACGGACGACGCCGAGCAGGCTCCCCCCCTCGCGGGCGACGCCGGGGACACCGTCGCAGAGGCCGTCGCCGACGCGCCCGACGCGACGCCGGAGGCGCTCCCGACGCCGGAGACCGAGGCCGCCCCGGCAACCGACGCGACCGCCGAGGCCGCCCCGGCAACCGACGCGACCGCCGAGGCCGCCCCGGAAGCCGACGCGGCCACCGCAGACGCGACCGCCGACGACGCGACCACCGCAGACGCGACCGCCGACGGCACACCCGCCGACGAGACCACGGACGGCACACCGGCACCCGCCCGCCCGGACCGGCCCGGGCCCCGTCCCTCACCGGCGTCGGTGCGTCCGCACCCCCGCCCGGGTCGGCCCGCCGCTGCCGCTCCCGTCGTGCCCGTCACCCCGGTGCCCACGCCCGACGAGGAGGCCGCAGCCCAGCACGCCGCGACCTTCGGACGCGTCGACGAGGACGGCACGGTGCACGTCGTCGAGGCCGCCGGCGAGCGTGCGGTCGGGCAGTTCCCCGGTGCGAGCGCCCCGGAGGCGCTCGCGCTCTACGTGCGCCGGTTCCTGGACCTGCAGGCGAAGGTCGCGCTCTTCGAGGCCCGGCTCTCCGCGACGGACCTGTCCGTCAAGGAGATCGACCAGACCCTCACGCGCCTCTCCGAGGAGCTCGCCGAGCCGGCCGCCGTCGGCGACCTCGACGGGCTCCGCGCCCGCCTCGAGGGCCTGCGCGCCCGTGCGGGAGAGCGTCGTGCGCAGGCGGAGGCCGAGCGCGCGGCGGCCCGTGAGGCCGCCGTCGCCGCCCGCACCGCGATCGTCGAGCAGGCGGAGAGGATCGCCTCGACCGACCCGTCCCGCATCCAGTGGCGGCCCGCGGGTGAGCAGCTCCGCGGGCTGCTGGACCAGTGGAAGGACGCCCAGCGCTCCGGGCCGCGCATCGACCGACCCACCGAGGAGTCGCTCTGGAAGCGGTTCAGCCACGCGCGCACCACCTTCGACCGTGAGCGGCGGCACTTCTTCGCCGAGCTCGAGGCACGCAACTCCGAGGCGAAGGCCGTCAAGGAGCAGCTCGTCGCGGAGGCCGAGCGCCTCGCCTCGAGCACCGACTGGGGTGGCACCTCTGCGGCGTTCCGTGACCTCATGACCCGCTGGAAGGCGGCCGGCCGCGCGAACCGCCAGGTCGACGACGCGCTCTGGGCGCGGTTCCGGACGGCGCAGGACACGTTCTTCGCGGCACGCGACGCCGCGAACCAGGCGATCGACGAGGAGTTCCGCGCGAACCTCGTCGTCAAGGAGGCGCTGCTCGTCGAGGCGGAGGCCCTGCTGCCGATCACCGACCTCGGTGCCGCGAAGGCGGCGCTGCGCTCGATCCAGGACCGCTGGGACGCCGCGGGCAAGGTCCCGCGCGCCGACGTCCAGCGTGTCGAGGCCCGCATGCGGGCGGTCGAGAGCGCCGTGCGCGAGGCCGACTCCGCGCAGTGGCGTCGCACGAACCCCGAGACGCGAGCACGCGCCGAGGGCGCGGCCGCTCAGCTCGAGCAGGCGATCGCGGGTCTCGAGGCCGATCTGGCCGCCGCCCAGGCCAAGGGCGACAAGCGCAGGGTCGCCGAGGCGCAGGCTGCGCTCGACGCCCGGCGCGCGTGGCTCGAGCAGGTCCAGCGCGCCGCGCAGGACGCGCGCGGCTGA